The proteins below come from a single Argentina anserina chromosome 1, drPotAnse1.1, whole genome shotgun sequence genomic window:
- the LOC126793402 gene encoding rop guanine nucleotide exchange factor 9-like, which yields MVRAFSTQKTMQKTKSFQLKRMFEFQDGRHVPDLIFDHDVNEDEQLLSPAADEPQLEIKHQAEKIASPKRNGPSDMELMKERFSKLLLGEDMSGGGKGVSSALALSNAITNLAASVFGETRKLEPMSPDRKARWVKEIGWLLSVTDHIVEFVPSQQNGTNMEIMVTQQRKDLHMDIPALRKLDAMLLGHLESFANPSEFWYVKRDAQDDEKESKPQRNDEKWWLPTVKVPSEGLSDECRKWLQFQKESVNQVLKAAMAINAQVLSEMDVPENYIESLPKNGRASLGDTIYKSITEDQFDPLEFLMSMDLSSEHKVLDLKDRIEASIVIWKRKMNHKDGKSSWSSGVSFEKRERFEERAETILLIIKQKFPGIPQSALDISKIQYNKDVGYAILESYSRVIESLAFNVMSMIDDVLYADKKTRMERSNRRLSVDSYASEDPDRLSCTGTPSSKTLFEFMGWNQDVDENNKESYSYKEDGDKMMSKPPPAVSTKRFSYLEKLEKLSGLRSPTARH from the exons ATGGTCCGAGCTTTTTCTACCCAAAAAACAATGCAGAAGACGAAATCTTTCCAGTTGAAACGGATGTTTGAGTTCCAAGATGGGAGACATGTACCGGATTTGATCTTCGACCACGATGTGAATGAAGATGAACAATTATTAAGTCCTGCTGCAGATGAGCCCCAGTTGGAGATCAAGCACCAAGCCGAAAAGATAGCAAGTCCTAAGCGCAACGGACCTTCAG ATATGGAATTAATGAAGGAAAGGTTTTCGAAGCTGCTTTTGGGTGAAGACATGTCAGGTGGTGGAAAGGGTGTCTCTTCAGCCTTGGCTTTATCAAACGCCATAACAAATCTAGCAG CATCTGTTTTTGGAGAAACAAGGAAGCTAGAGCCCATGTCTCCTGATAGGAAAGCGAGATGGGTGAAAGAAATTGGCTGGCTTCTGTCTGTGACTGATCACATTGTTGAATTTGTCCCTTCACAACAAAATGGAACAAACATGGAG ATAATGGTGACTCAACAAAGGAAGGATCTGCACATGGACATTCCTGCCTTACGCAAGCTTGACGCCATGCTTCTT GGCCAcctggagagttttgcaaaccCAAGTGAGTTCTGGTATGTGAAAAGAGATGCCCAAGATGATGAGAAAGAGAGCAAACCACAGAGAAATGATGAAAAATGGTGGTTACCAACTGTCAAAGTCCCATCAGAAGGTTTATCGGATGAGTGTCGTAAATGGCTGCAGTTTCAGAAGGAGTCTGTCAACCAAGTGCTAAAAGCAGCAATGGCAATCAATGCTCAAGTACTATCAGAAATGGATGTACCTGAAAACTATATTGAATCTCTTCCCAAG aatggTAGAGCTAGCTTGGGTGATACAATCTACAAGAGCATAACTGAGGACCAGTTTGACCCTCTAGAATTTCTAATGAGCATGGACTTGTCCTCAGAGCACAAAGTGCTAGACCTCAAAGACAGGATTGAGGCCTCCATTGTGATTTGGAAGAGGAAGATGAACCACAAGGATGGAAAGTCTTCATGGAGTTCTGGGGTGAGTTTCGAGAAGAGGGAACGGTTTGAAGAGAGGGCAGAGACCATCTTACTCATAATCAAACAAAAGTTCCCAGGAATTCCCCAATCTGCACTTGACATAAGTAAAATCCAATACAATAAG GATGTAGGGTATGCTATCCTGGAGAGCTATTCAAGGGTAATAGAAAGCTTGGCTTTTAATGTCATGTCAATGATAGATGATGTCCTATATGCTGATAAGAAGACGCGAATGGAGAGATCAAACAGGAGGCTTTCGGTGGATTCATATGCCTCAGAAGATCCTGACAGGTTGAGTTGTACAGGGACACCGAGTTCGAAGACATTGTTTGAGTTCATGGGATGGAATCAAGATGTAGACGAGAATAACAAGGAAAGCTATAGCTATAAAGAAGACGGTGATAAGATGATGAGCAAACCACCACCTGCTGTAAGCACCAAGAGATTTTCATATTTAGAGAAGCTAGAGAAGTTGAGTGGTCTAAGAAGTCCAACAGCTCGCCATTGA